The nucleotide sequence catgtatttatagaatttttttttatacatatcaATGTACAAAAGGTTAGAAGTTAGAGAACTTTAAGGCTTCACTTTGAAGGCTTACCTTAGGCCTTCAAATTCTCAGGATTGGCCATAGAGTTTATGTTATTCCAAGTTGAACCATAAATTTAAATCATGACCCCAACCACAAATCCAAATTGCGTGGTTATATAACTCACTACATCCAACATATAAGAATCTATTAAATAATGAGTGGATATGGAAAAACAATGATCCAACTGCACATAACAAATAATAATCAGCGTGTAATACCGACCTCGACTTTTGACGTGACAAAGTTGTCCCATAGCAGATTGGCAAAATCTTTCGGGATGAAGCGAAAACTATTAAACTGAAAGAAAGGATTTATGAGGAAAAATTGGATTGAGAGACAATCATAAATTAAGCAATTGTCTACTTAAAAactaaaggaaaactaacgaaaagttcaaaaaaactttagttttaatgaaaaatgacaaataaaggtgtatcgaatagtaccagaaaagagataaaaatatggtttttcaataaaaatgaacagtaccaaaagtgtttcgttaaaattccaaaTTAAAGGAAAGCATCACCCAGACCAAATTGCCACAAAAAAACTTGCACTCACTAATAACAAAGTATGTGATGGTTGTTTGCAACCCACACcgtattaataaaaaaaatcataatgtaATAAGAATGTAACATAATTCATGTATTATAATATAACTAAATTACTTACAATATCTTTCCCACCACCTGTGAGGCATATATTTGAGGAAAATCGAACTCATCATAATATTTGAACAAAATCCTACCACATAAACTGTAGtgtgatatttttttattaaacgaTAAATCTTATTAAATTGCAGTGTAATATCTCCCAACAGTAACTCACTCGCAGTGCATCTCGTCCAACCTCATGAAATCCACCTATCATCGCTGCGCCATCACATTGTGAATTAGCCCCTAGCTTATTTGATACCCAccacattgaaaaaaaaaaaaatttggtaccCACCACGTGTCGAGTAGGAGTACATGACACGCAATCCAAGTAGATTAACTGGCAGACCGACGTGTTGGGCCAATAGTAGTCGACAAAAGTAAGCAGAAAGCGAAAATCTCATCCCCGTGGGCTCCACATAGTCCGTCAGTCCCTGGGTTTTGGTCGGTTGAGTTTAGTCTCCCAAACCTCCCCACGTGTCGAATCCACACACATCTGAATTTGCGACCACAGACCACCCTATCCGTCTTTTTTCTTAGTTCTTGTTTGCTTCTGTTTCATACGTGTACCTGTTTTtctaatttacttttttttttggtggctTTTTGGTCCCCCATAAAAAAATGAACTCCACCGACCAAAACAAAAGTTGATGCGGAGGACGTGGGAGAAACTAAGAGAGACCATTTccaatattttattttggtaataACAAGTTACAAAATGATTAGTGGAGGAACGGTCTTTTATGCCGACATAGTTTGTAAGATtttcatcttttgttttttttaaccaatATTAAATTGGTAGGAGATAACTATGTGACAATTTGGATAAATATACCCAATTCTATACTCGAGGTGTAATTCAATggatttatttatatatttttattcattttttaaaataaatcagTTAATGGCTTGTCACGACAATCCATTCTTACAAAGAAGAAAGACTTACATAGACATTTTAACCTCTTCCTCATCACCATCATACGATTCACTAGCGTTATAAATTCAACTCAGAACATGATGTATGGAATACGATTTGAAATTCGTGCCCAACCAGTTGCTTGAAATACTAACATTTAAATCCAAAGACGGCAAGCATAATGTTATCAATTTGCATGTAACGAGAGGAATATGCTAATATTTCTAATATGTGAATGGAATAAAAGTGAAATGTAACACGAAAGAAAGAAGTGGAAGTTGTGGAATCCATCTCTTGTAGGATATTCAAGAACTAAAacaccatatatgtatataagaTTATTGGTCCTGTGTTTAATTAATAATAGAATTATCAGAATTACTCGTaactaagaggtcttaggtttgattctaatcaaaagtaaatttgaacaactttattgctaacctattgtgaggttaagcccaacccctccctcttagtatagataatatcgttttttttaaaaaaaaaaatcataattacTTATTGCACAAATGAAACTTTTATGTGTCACACATATTTGGCGTTACTTCAGTAAGTATGCAATTACTCAATCAATTAGGAGTTTAGGTTGGTATAAATGAGGAAGAAAATCAACTTGATTTTTATAGAGAACCAAATCAGCTAGAATTAAGATATAAACAAGggataatgctagggaaaccaaatttgcaaatcaaataacATGGtgattgatgattgaattattacttaagtgttgattaacgtacttattaTCTTATTATCTATTGGTGACAAATgtatttgcaaatttagttttatttcaGACATACATTTGAAAATGTTTCTGGTTTAAATGCCGTACAATCTCTCTTATATTTAAGCCTAAGCCAGAACTCAGAAGAGTAATCCCTGAAAAAGCTAAAGCAGAAAGAAGAAGCTCTTTTGGCAAAAGCACTTCCAACTCGTGTGAGTCACGAGAGTCGCAACAGgggggaggaagaaaagaaggcTCACaagaaagagaggagaggaggGGAATGGAGAAAAAAAGTGAGAGTGGGAGTGGTGGTGGACAGGTGGTGGACGGTTCGAATATAATGGAGTTGGTTGGGAACGAGGAGGTGTTTAGTAACTTTGTGGAGCATAAGTTTAAGGAGCTCGACAGGAACAGAGACGGCCACCTCTCTTTGAACGAGCTCCACCCTGCTGTCGCCGATATTGGCCTTGCCCTTGGCTTGCCGGCTCAGGGTTCTTCCCGGGACTCCGATCACATCTATTCCGAGGTACCTACTAACTTAGTTTCCCCTCCTTAAGATTTCGGCTTTCGCTGCcgaattttaattgattttgagTTGGACGCTCTAAATATGTTGTGGTTTGTCGACCGTTGAGAGTATTCTTAAGTAAAAGCTCCCTTtagttcaatgaaaatcattttctttttctatacaATATAACTAGGAATGCGGAAAATATttcctttattattatttaaaaaaatttggttcGCTCAAATGATTCCCAATTGATTTTGTGTTAGACACagtaattttaatatgttatcTAATTATTTAGGGGAAATATTGTTTGGGGGAAGAATATTTGCCTTACCATTTTCTTTGATCTTGCGTTGAATTGTTGTCTAATTATGTAGGAGTTGAATTAATCAGATGATAGTTAATTCTTGGCAGGATAGCCTAAGCATACTGTATTGTCAATATCTACTAATCTTTTTTATGGTCAGGCTATTCTCTACTAATCTACTAAATCCTCATATGATACTGCAAACTTACGACAGATAATCAAAGTTAGAGTTCTAATATGAAATGCAGCAATCGTAATTACATCAGATATTATATGACTTTACTCTTCcgttccacctccctttcctactttttttttcttttttttttgcttagaATTTTCTTCTCCCTTTGTCCTCCTCTTCTAAGAGGAATCTGGTGACGAACTATGTCGAAAATTTATATTATTCAAGAAGATTTAGCGTGACAAAGGCCGTAATAATATGTCATAATGTTCCGTGATGGAGCCGGTGCCTGCCTAACTTTCAAAAGGCAGTGGTTCTGTGGGGGAGGGAGTAGAAGTCAAAAAAGATTTGTTTGAGGGGCTTGCTTTTGAACAAAGTAACAACCTTACCTAATCAGCTCATAATATAGCTTCACTTTATATTAATACAAGTACATGACATCTTACTAAAGTAATGCCGCCCCTGTTCAGCGCGTGAATGATTGAGGAATCGGAACAATTCTAAAGTCAATACAATGTTACATTGCAGAAAAGTTTTTGATAAAAGTAATAGTTAACATCTAAGGGTTGGCAAGTCTGGATCAGATTTAGACATAACAATTGAGAGTATTATCCTACTTTGGAAATGGAAGCGTTGTATTAGTAGTATGCCTCTATACGTGTTGGGTCCAACGGTCACAGGTGCTCTCATGTCCACATGTTTGATTTGAGTGATGCCATTGCCACACGTTAGTGTTGTACCGCATTGAAAATGAAAGCTGACTAATCAGCCGATAATCCGTACTAGAAAACTTATTGGTAGATTGTATAAACATTTACCGAACAAAACCAGTTAAACTAGATTTCTTTGAAAAACATTAATGGCTTTGTTCCATTGTTCTTAGGTATTGAATGAGTTCACTCATGGGAAACAACAAAAGGTGAGCAAGACTGAGTTCAAAGAGGTTCTTTCGGATATTCTAATAGGCATGGCTGCTGGTCTCAAGCGAGACCCTATTGTGATCCTCCGTATTGATGGAGAAGACCTCCTTGAATTCATCGATGGGCCAATTTTTGAACCAGAGCTGGTGGCTACATATTCTGAGGTAAAGTCAGCTGATGGAACTCTCCGTGACGGTATAACCAAAGCTTTGGAAAAACTCACAGTTGACCAAGGGATGCCCCCTTCATCGGATTCTTGGGTGATTCATCTTCTCTAATTTAAGACTTTTCAGTACTAACAGTTCGTCCTATAAATTTTCATGTTGAATTGAACATATACATTCTTGACGGCTTTTTTCCGTCTTTTCCTCTTTGTTGGTTTCTTTTGTTCTTTAGGTTGTAAGCAATATTGTGGAACCTGCTCTGCAATCATGCACTGGCCATGATTTGGACAAGCCGGTCTCTCAAGATGCGTTCCTAGAAGAATTCAAAAAAGTGGCAGAGTTTGTGGCTCATCGTCTTCAGGAGCAGCCTGTGATTGTAGCCCACAGTGAGAATGACTTTGATGGAAGTGACATCAAGAGATTGTTGTCCAACAAGTTTGAATTAGACAAGGTTTGCCTCATTAAGATGCTTCATCCTTTTGTCTCAGACCAATTATACTTATAAATGTTGTTGGAATCGATGCCCTTTAAAGCATTCCCTATTTTTCTTAAGAGTGCCCTGACTCATCAAAATCGCTTATTACAATCTCTTGTGAAATGCAGACACTGAATGCAGCTATTGAAACTGTTCCAAAAGACCGCAGTGGGAAATTATCCAAGGAATATTTGCGTGTGGCACTGGATGCGGTGGCTCCAACAGCTGGTCTGCCACCACTTGGTGCAGTTGAGCAGGTTCTCtttaaattgaaatttgaactcAGACAGCGTTTTCCTTCTGTgcttcccaagctggatcattTTTACCTTCAGCAGATGTTCATAAATTTTTTACAATGAAAATCTGCAGATGGACAAGGTTGTGCAGGATGTGTTCAACATGCTTAACGAAGATGACGGAAAGCAGCTTAAAGAAGACGAGTTCAAGAA is from Malus sylvestris chromosome 5, drMalSylv7.2, whole genome shotgun sequence and encodes:
- the LOC126621047 gene encoding uncharacterized protein LOC126621047, giving the protein MEKKSESGSGGGQVVDGSNIMELVGNEEVFSNFVEHKFKELDRNRDGHLSLNELHPAVADIGLALGLPAQGSSRDSDHIYSEVLNEFTHGKQQKVSKTEFKEVLSDILIGMAAGLKRDPIVILRIDGEDLLEFIDGPIFEPELVATYSEVKSADGTLRDGITKALEKLTVDQGMPPSSDSWVVSNIVEPALQSCTGHDLDKPVSQDAFLEEFKKVAEFVAHRLQEQPVIVAHSENDFDGSDIKRLLSNKFELDKTLNAAIETVPKDRSGKLSKEYLRVALDAVAPTAGLPPLGAVEQMDKVVQDVFNMLNEDDGKQLKEDEFKKTLTEILGSIMLQLEGNPISVHSNAVVHEPLTAASTLLQPSPEL